The genomic window ATATAGAACTAAGGTATCGGGTTGGAAGTTTTTCATTGTGGGATCAGTTTTTCCAATTGAGTATTGTCCCATTTTACGATGTAGGTCGAGTTTGGGATAAAATCAAACAGGTAAGCACAATGGATTATAAACATTCACGTGGATTAGGATTACGGTTGGTTTGGGACCAAGCTACCGTAATCCTAATGGACTATGCCTTTTCACGTGAAGACCAATTATTTTATTTAGACATTGGTCATACTTTTTAAATTTTTAGTTAAATCTTTCTTTTCGAATTACTTCTACATCATTCATAAAGATCACCATAGGATATTTTTCTAAATATTTATCCGATATAATTTGAAATATCTTTAGGGCTTTACCTTCCGAGACTAAGGATTCTAATCTTATGTTTTTTCCTTCCCAAGAAGTTAGATGCTCATGATTAATTCCCTCTCCTTTGGCTTCACTGATCGTATATCCTTTGACGTTCAGAGATTTAAGTTCAGACACTAATCGATCTTGGAGAGCTTCATCAGCAATGATGGTGATGAGTTTTGCTTTTTCTAATTTCATTTTAAACTCCATAAAGGTATTTCGAAACAGTTAAATAGAATGGTAATCCAACTGATAGGTTAAAAGGGAAGGTGATGGCAAGAGATGCAGTGAGGTAAATGGCAGGACTCGCTTCCGGTATTGCTATTCTAACTGCTGCAGGTGCAGCAATATAGGATGCACTTGCACTGAGTGTCCCAAGAACCATCGCTCCACCCATGGATAATCCAATGAATTTACCTAAATACAACCCAAACATCGCTGTAACGATTGGAAAAAGAATTCCAAATCCAATTAAGAAAACACCAGCTTTCTTAAGATCTGTAAGTCTCCTTCCTGTTACAATTCCAACTTCCAATAAGAATAAAATTAACATTCCTCGGAATGGTGCTTCAAATAGGGGAGCAAATTGTTCATGACCTTTTTTTCCTGAGATCATTCCAATGATAAGGCCACCTAATAGTAACAAGGTTCCTTTTCCAGTTAGAAGTTCGTGTAAAATTTTTCCCCAAGAAGATTCATCAGACTTATCAGTTGGATTCATTTTTACAAGTAATAAAGCTACAAGGATTGCTGGGATTTCCATAATAGCAAGCATACTTGGCATAAAACCTTCATAGGTAATCTGCAATGAATCCAAAAATGCGAGTGCTTCACTGAAAGTTACAGCAGAAACAGATCCGTAGTGCGCGGCTAGAGCAGCAGCATTTGCTTTATCGTATTTCCCGAATTTGGTAAGTATTCCATAGGCTATGAGCGGGATTGATATACACAATATCAATGCTGCCATAGCTGGTTTATAAAATTCTACCAAGGTTGTGTTACTTAATTTAACTCCTCCTTTAAGCCCGATAGCGAATAAAAGATAGATAGTTAAACCTGAATACATACCATCTGGAAATTTTAAATCACTTTTGATGATGGTTGCAATGATTCCTAGCAAAAATGCTAGGAACATTGGTGTTTGTAAATTTGCAACTAATGCAT from Leptospira paudalimensis includes these protein-coding regions:
- a CDS encoding P-II family nitrogen regulator, which produces MEFKMKLEKAKLITIIADEALQDRLVSELKSLNVKGYTISEAKGEGINHEHLTSWEGKNIRLESLVSEGKALKIFQIISDKYLEKYPMVIFMNDVEVIRKERFN
- a CDS encoding sodium-dependent bicarbonate transport family permease gives rise to the protein MDILHALVANLQTPMFLAFLLGIIATIIKSDLKFPDGMYSGLTIYLLFAIGLKGGVKLSNTTLVEFYKPAMAALILCISIPLIAYGILTKFGKYDKANAAALAAHYGSVSAVTFSEALAFLDSLQITYEGFMPSMLAIMEIPAILVALLLVKMNPTDKSDESSWGKILHELLTGKGTLLLLGGLIIGMISGKKGHEQFAPLFEAPFRGMLILFLLEVGIVTGRRLTDLKKAGVFLIGFGILFPIVTAMFGLYLGKFIGLSMGGAMVLGTLSASASYIAAPAAVRIAIPEASPAIYLTASLAITFPFNLSVGLPFYLTVSKYLYGV